GCGACTTCGCGCAGCAGCAGCACGCCCATGTTCTCGAACGGATTCTCGAGCTCGATCTCCCGGGCGATCGTGAGCCCGTCGTTGGTGATGGTGGGCGGACCGTCCCGGCGATGGATGACCACGTTGCGTCCGCGCGGACCGAGCGTGACGCGGACCGCGCCGGCCAGCTGATCCACGCCACGCCACAAGGCGGCGCGCGCGGCGTCGTCGAACTCGATGCGCTTCCCCATGAGGTGTCGGTCCCTTTCGAGGTGCCGCGCTCAGCGCCGCGGCCGATGGCGCGCGAGGCGCAAGGCGTCGGCGCGAATCTCCGCGTCGGCCCCGGGCAGCGACGCGGCCCGCTCGTACCACAGCGCGGCGCCCGTCGAGTCCCCGAGGGTCTCGCGGCAGACGGCGGCATTGTATGCGAACTCGACGCTGGACGAATCGACCGCCGCCAGCTTCTCGTACTCCGTGGCCGCGGCGGCCCAGTCTCCGCCCTTGGCGAGCGCGCCGGCGAGCGTCTCGTGGTCGGTGACCCAGCGCGGGTTCTCGCGCCGCGCCGCCGCGACATCCTCGGCGCCGGCCACGACCGGCACCCAGCCCTCGACGTCGAAGCGGAAGAAGCGATCCTCTCCCGCCGGCTCCGATGGAAGGCGCGGGCGAAACGCCGGGTAGTAACCGCCGCGCAGCGTCGAATCGCCGTACCACACCCGCAGCGCAGGTGCGTCGCCGGCCAGGAACCCGACGTTGCTCGGCACCCGCACGAAGTAGAAGCGTGAGTGCGGCGGCGGATCGGGTGCGATGCGCCGGAGGTCGGCGCGCATGAAGGTGATGAAGGAGCCCGCCCGCCGCTGGTACCACTCGCTGCCCCAGTCACGCGAGGGCGTATCGGCGCGCGCGCTGCGCAGCACGACCATCAGCGTCACCAGCGCGAGTGCGAATCCCGGCCGTCTCGCCAGCAGCACTCCGAGCGCCAGCCAGGCGCCGAGCGCGCCGAGCAGCGCGTAATACGAGTGCCAGCCGAGCGTGGGCAGCAGCAACGGCGCCCAACCCGCCAGCGCCCAGACGCCGGCGAACGCCAGCACCGATCCGGCCGGCCGTGGAGGCGGCGAGGCGCGGCGCGCGCCCCACATCAGAAGGGCACCCAGCGCGAGCGCGCCGGGCAGCGCGCGCGCGAGCACCCACGACCACGGGCGCTCGGGGCGCGGCAGCGCGTCGAGGTTGAAGGGCACGGCGAGCGTGCGGCCGGCGATCATGTAGAGCGGTGGATGAAGTCCCGGCTCGAGAGGATCGGCGATCGGCTTCCACAGTCGGCCGCCCAGCACCGGATGGAACAGCGCCCAGGCGGCGACGATCACCGCCATCGGCCAGATCCACCGCAGCGCCTCGGACAGCGCTCGCCGGTCGATGAAGCGCCGGTGAGCGAGCGCGAGCGCGGGCAGCACGGCGGCGGCTTCCTTGCTGAGCAGCGCCAGCGCCAGCGCCGCGCAGGCGATGCCGCGCGCGCCGGCACTCACCGCGAGCAGGAACGCGATGGTGAACGCCAGCATCCACAGGTCCTGGACCCCGGCGATCCACACCATCGGAACGCCCCACGCCGAGAGCGTCGCCAGGCCGGCCACCGCGACCGTCGCCGCCCTCGTCCCGGCCAGCCGGCGGAACAGGACGAAGGCGCCGCCGAGCACGGCGAGCGCCAGCGCCCAGCTCACCAGATGGAAAGGTAGCTCGCGGGTCCCGAAGAGGTGCTGCAGGGTCCAGTAGTGGAGCTCACGCGACCAGGGCCGGTACCAGTGAAAGGCCAGCGCTTCCGGCTTCCACAGCGAGACGAACGACGCGGAGCGCGTCTTGTCGAGGAAGATGTAGTCGTCGTTGATGAAGGGAACCGACCAGGCGCCGGCGTACTGGCTGACGAAGAAGACCGCGAGCCCGATCAGCACCGCGGCCAGCGGCAGGCTTCGCGCGCCGCGCCCTCCCGCGGCGGCGCGCGGGGCGCTCTTCAGGGCTTCCACTCCGCGAGGAAGAGATTGGTCTCGCCGCGCCCCTTGGCCCCCCGGTTCGACGAGAACACCAGCCACCGGCCATCGGGGCTGAACATCGGAAAACCATCGAACGTCGCGTCGCGGGTGACGGCCTTGGGCTCCCCGCCCGCCACCGGCACGAGGTAGAGGTCGAAGTTCCGTCCCCGCGGGTTCTCCCAATTGGAGGAGTAGATGAGCGACTTGCCGTCCGGCGTGAAGTACGGCGCGAACGAGGCGCCGGGCTTGTCGGTCACCTTCCGCTTGCCCGATCCGTCGGCCTTCATCACCCACAGATCCAGATGCGACGGCCGGATCAAGTGCTTCGCCAGCAGCTTCTGGTAATCGGCGCGTGACGAGTCGCTCGCGGGGTACTCGGCTCGCCAGCAGATCCACTCGCCGTCCCGGGAGAAGAAGGCGCCGCCGTCGTAGCCCGCCTGGCTGGTGAGCCGCGTCACGTCGGAGCCGTCGGACTTCATCTTGTAGAGGTCGAGGTCACCGTCGCGGACCGAGGTGAACACGATCCACTTGCCATCGGTCGACACCGTGGCTTCCGCGTCGTATCCGGGCGTGCGCGTGAGCCGATCGAGGTCGGTGCCGTCGGGCTTGGCGGTGAAGATGTCGTACGAGGGGTAGAGCGCCCACACGTAGCCTTGCGAGAAGTCCGGCAACGGCGGGCACGTGTCCGCGCCCAGGTGCGTGGACGAGAACAGCACGCGGCGGTCGGCGTCATAGAAGTACCCGCAGGTCGTGCGCCCCTTGCCGTTGCTGACCCGCCGCACCGCGCCGGTGCCGAGCTCCATCACGAACTGCTGGTCGCACGGGTAGCCGTCACGAGTCGACTGGAAGATCAGCTTGGTGCCGTCGGCCGACCAGTAGGCCTCGGCATTCTCACCGCCGAAGGTGAGCTGCCACAGGCGTGCGATGTGGGTCTCCCCTTTGCGGATCAGAGTGTCGGCCGCCACGGCGGTCGGAGGCACGGGACGGGCGGGGGGCTGGCCCATCGCGAGCGGCGCGATCGCGAGTGCGATGAGCGCCGGAGCGGCGAGGCGCGCGGCCTTCATGGGCGCCTCCCGAGCAACGCGACCACGTCCACGTCGGCGCCGCCGCGATGCACGGTGATCCGCACTTCCTGACCGGGCTTTCGCGAGCGCAGCGCGAAGGTGTAGTCGTAGATGTTGTCGATGCGCACGCCGTCGAACTTCACGATCACGTCGCCTCCCCGCAGGCCGGCCTTCTCCGCCGGGCTGCCGTTGCGAACTCCCGAGAGCAGCACGCCGCCCTCGGTCTTGAGGTAGTCGGGGATCGTCCCCAGATAGGCGCCGTAGCCGCCTCCGCCGGCGATGCGGCCCATCGAGCTGTCCGCCTGGGCACGCACGTAGGTCGGTTTCGGGCGCGCGTCCAGCGAGTCGATGAGCGCCGCCGCGAAGCGCGCGACCTTCGACAGCCCTTCGTAATTGACCTTGTCCCAGGTGTCGCTCGGCCGGTGGTAGTCGGCATGAGCGCCGGTGAAGAGCATCAGCACGGGCACCTTCCTCTTGTAGAAAGACGAATGGTCGCTCGGCCCGAAGCCGTCGCTCGAGGTCTTGAGGTCGAACTTCTCGGTGGCCTGGTTCACGCGCGGCACGAAATCAGCGAACTCGGTCGCGGTGCCGGTGCCCATGACCATCAGCCGGTTGTCGCGCAGCCGCCCCACCATGTCCATGTTGAGCATCGCTTCGATGCTCTCGAGCGGGCGCGTCGGCTGGTCCACGAAGTGGCCCGAGCCGACGAGCCCCATCTCTTCGCCGGTGTAGGCGCAGAACACCAGGTTGTGGAGCGGCCGCCTCCCCGCCTTGGCATGCCGTCCCGCGCGCGACGCGACCTCCATCATCGCGGCCACGCCCGAGGCGTTGTCATCGGCGCCGACGTGCGGCACGCGCTCGTTGGGCGCCAGCGACGATTCGCCACCGTAGCCGAGGTGATCGTAGTGGGCGCCCACGACGAGCGTGCGCGTGGTGTCGCGGCCCGGGATCCATCCGACGACGTTCCTGATGACCGCCTTGGTGCGCTTCAGCGTCACGGTGACGATCGCGGATTCCGGAAGCGCGATGCTATGCGGCCGTCCGCGCGAGTCGATCGCTTCCTGCAGCGAGGCCAGCGTCGCGCCCGGAGGCAGCAAGGCTTGCGCGGCCTTCTCCGAGAGCTGCGCCGCCAGGAGCCCGCTCGTCATATAGCCGGCGCCGTCGGCGCGCGGCTTCCGCAGCGGCTCGCCGGCGTGGTGGCGGGGACCGTTCACCACCAGCATGCCGAGCGCGCCGTGCTCGCGCGCGTTGATCGCCTTGGTGCGCAGCTCGGCATGGGGCGTGTTGACGCTGCCGTCGAACCGGCTGGTCGAGTCCATCTCACCAGGCTCCTGCGTGAGCACGAGCACCAGCTTGTCGCGCACGTCGAGGCCGGCGTAATCGTCGTAGTCGAACGCCGGCGCAGTGATGCCGTAGCCCGCGAACACCACCGGCGCTTTCAGCGTGCCATTGGTCGAGAAGCCGATCGGCTGGAAGTCCTCCCCGACCGCGAACCTCCGGCCGCGCACTTCGAGTCCTCCCGGGACGCCGACCTCGACTCCGGTCGTGACCTCGATCGGCTGGAAGAAGGCGCCGTCTTCTCCCCCGGGCTCGAGGCCGAAGCCGCGCATGCGACCGGCGAGGTACTCCGCCGCCTGTTCCTGCCCTTTGGTCCCTGGCCCGCGCCCTTCCCACGCGGGATCGGCCATACGACGAACGTCCTCGCGCAGAAGGCCTTGGAGGTCTTTCCTCCACTTCTGATCGAGGTCGGTCCTGGAGGTGGCGGCGCCGAGGAGGGCCGCTGCCCACAACAATCCGACGGCCGTCATCCACCACCGTGCGCGAGGTCGCTTCATCGATTCTCCTCCCAGATCGAGGCCATGCCTTTGAGCGTCAGCGTCTCGTCGACGCGGTTGATGGTCTCGCATTCGGCGGCCACCACGTGAGCAAGGCCACCGGTCGCAATCACATGAGGGGTTCCCTTCATCTCGAGCGCGAGCCTACGGACGAGCGCGTCCACCTGGCCCGCGGCGCCCCAGATCACCCCGGCCTGCAGCGCCTCTTCGGTCGACCGGCCCACGGCGTGCGATGGGCGCCGCAGCTCCACCCGGGCGATGCGCGCCGCCCGGCGGTACAGCTCCTCCGCCGAGGTCAGCACTCCGGGAGCGATGATGCCGCCGAGGAACGCGCCCTGCGGGGAGACGCAATCGAAGGTGGTGGCGGTGCCGAGATCGACGACGATCGCCGGCGTTCCGTAGAGATCGCGCGCCGCGATCGCGTTGGCGAGCCGGTCGGGGCCGACCGCGGTGCGATCGTGGTAGCGGATCGGCATGCTCTTCACCGTCGACACGCCCACCTCGACCGGAGGAGCGCCGGCCACGCGCTCGAGTGCTCTGACCCACGCCAGCGTGAGCGCCGGCGCCACCGAGCACACCACCGATCCGGCGAGCGAGCCGGCCGCCGTCTGCGCCGAGGCCAGCAGCGACTCGACGCGCAGGCGCGCCTCGTCGGACGTGGTCCGCCCCGAGCTGAGCCGCCAGTGCTGCCGGGCATCGAGGCCTTCCATCAGCGCCAGCTTGGTCTCGCTGGTGCCGATGTCGACCGCGAGGATCCGGCTCGATCCCTTGATCCGGCGAGGCCGTCGCGAGCTCGTGGCTGGCTTGCGCTTCTTCTCAGGCACCGTGAACCTCCTCGATCGACGCATCGGTGCGCGCGCGGCGTCGCGCCACCAGCCACGAAAGCCCGACGCTCACGAAATAGAGCACCGTCATCGGCAGCCCCATCACGATCTGCGCCGTCACCACGTCGCCGGGCGTGATGATGGCCGTGAGCAGGAAGGCGCCGACGATGGCGAAGCGCCACTGCTGGAGCAGCACGCGCGGCGTGACCAGCCCGAGCGCGGTGAGCGTCATGGTCACGAGCGGCAGCTGGCACAACAGGCCGCACGCGAACCCCAGGTTGTAGAAGAAGCCGAGCAGGTCGCTCAAGCGGATCTGCGCCACCATGCTGGGCGTCATGAATCCCGACAGCACGTCGAGCACGAGCGGCACGACGTAGGCGAAGGCCGCCCACATGCCGAGGGCGAACAGGAGCATCGAGAGCAGCGCCATCGGAAGGATCATGGAGCGCTCGCGCTTGAGCAGCCCGGGAACGATGAACTGCCACACCCGGTAGAACACGTAAGGCGAGACTAGCAGCAGGCCCAGCATCAGCGACAGCTTGAAGCGCTCGTTGAAGGCTTCGAGCGGCGCCAGCACGATGGTGTGGCCGACGCTCCTCTTGATGAGCGTCTCCATGACCATGGGCGCGAACATCCATCCCGCGATCGCGCCCGCCAGGCAGGCGACCACGACGTGCATCAGCACCCGCCGGAACTCGTCGAGATGCTCGAGGAACGGCATCTCTCCGGTCTGGCGCGGGTCCGGGCGTCCGCTCACGGCGCGTCTCCCCACGACACCTCGAGATCGCCCGCGAACACCGTCGTGCGCTCCCCGGTCGCGGTCTCGACGATCAGCCCCCCGGACGGATCCAGGTCGCGCGCCACGCCCTCGAGCACGCCGGCGCCGGTGCGCACCGTGACCGGCCGTCCCCAGAAGCCCGCCTGCTTTCGCCACGCCTCGAGCACCTCGTCGTGATCGCCTTCCTGGTGCTCGTCCCACAGCGGCTCGAGCGCGTTGAGGAACGCGGCCGCCACGCCTTCACGCGGCACGCGACGGCCTTCGATCGCGAGCGAGGTGGCCTGGTCCCGGAGCTCGGGCGGGAAATCTTCTTTGCTCTGAGCCACGTTGACCCCCACGCCCATGACCACGATGTCCGTGCCTTCGGCGTTGCGGCGGCTCTCGGCGAGGATCCCCGAGAGCTTGCGACCGCCGGCCAGCAAGTCGTTCGGCCACTTGAGGCGCGCCTGGAAGCCGAGCGCGTCCAGCCCGCGGGCGAGCGCCAGCCCCGCCACCAGGGGCGCCGTGGTCAAAGCACCCCGGTCGCAACCCGGATGGAGCAGCACCGAGAGCGCCAGCCCCTTCGCGGGTGCGGTGTGCCACGATCGTCCCGCGCGGCCGCGGCCGCGCGTCTGCGCATCGGCGATCACGCAGGCGCCTTCGTCGGCGCCTTGCTGGGCCAGGTCCCACAGCAGGTCGTTGGTGGAGTCCACCTCGGCGCGCGTGAAGAGCACGTGCCCGAGCCGATGGGTCCTCAGCGAGCGCTGGAAGAGCGCGCGGTCGAAGGTGCCTTCAGCCAACGTCCTCGATCTCCAGGCTGAGGTTCACGGCCGGCGCGGAATGCGTGAGCGCGCCGACCGAGAGGTAGTCGACGCCGGTCTCCGCGTAGCGTCGCACGTTGTCGAGCGAAAGACCGCCCGAGACCTCGACCTCCGGCCAGCGGCGCGCCTCCTTGCGCATGCGGCGCGACTCGGGAGGATGCTTGGCGAACCACTGGTCGACTTCCTCGACCGCGCGCCGCACCTCTTCCACCGGTCGGTTGTCGACCAGGATTCGATCGACCTCCGGACGGAGCGCTTCGTGGAGCTGCGCCAGGGACTCGACCTCGACCTCGAGCGGCACGTCCTGGCGGGTGCGCTGGATGCGCTCGATCGCCGCCGTCACGCCGCCCGCGGCGCGAATGTGGTTGTCCTTCACCAGGTACATGTCCCACAGCGCGAAGCGATGGTTCTCGCCGCCGCCGAGCTTCACCGCGTACTTTTCGAGATAACGCAGCCCGGGAGTGGTCTTGCGGGTGTCGAGGATGGTGGCGCCCGTGCCATGGACGGCCTGGACGAAACGGCGGGTCTGCGTGGCCACGCTGGTGAGCCGCTGCAGGAAGTTGAGCGCCGTGCGCTCGCCGGTGAGGATGCCGCCCGCCGATCCGAACACGCGCGCCACGGCCACCCCCGCCTCCACGCCGTCGCCGTCGGCGGCGAGCGGCTCGAAGGTCAGGTGCGCGTCGACCTCGCGGAAGGTCAGGCGCGCCACCTCGAGCCCCGCCACCACGCAGGGCTCCTTCATCACGATCACCGCGCGGGCGCCGATGCCGGCCGGCAGCGTGTTGAGCGTGGTGATGTCCCCGCTTCCCACGTCTTCGGACAGCGCCCACTTCACCAGCGGAAGAGCGACGGCTTCGAGCATGGGATCAGCGACGGCCCTTGGATCGGTGGGTGCTCCGGCGTCCGCTGCGCGCCATCTCCCCGCCCGCGCCGTGCCGCGGCGCCGAGCGGGCCGGCGCCGTCACGCCGCCCACGCCCGCCTTCTCGGCCTCGGCGAGCGCCGCCTGCACGTCCTCGATCCGGTCGCGCAGGCTCGCGGCGCGCTCGAAGTCCAGCACCCTGGCCGCGGCCAGCATCTCGGTCTCGAGCTGCGCGATCAGCTTCTGCGGATCGTCGTGGTCGAGCGTCGACAGCAGCGTGCGGACCTCGTCCTGCTCCCCCTGGCCGATGGCATCCGCCACCGAGGTGGACTGGAGGATCTCTTCCACGCTCTTCACGATCGTGCGCGGCGTGATGCCGTGCTCCTGGTTGTAGGCGAGCTGCTTTTCGCGGCGGCGATTGGTCTCGTCCATCGCCCGCCGCATGGAAGCGGTGATCTGGTCGGCGTAGAGGATGACCCGGCCCCCGACGTTGCGAGCCGCCCGCCCCGCGGTCTGGATGAGCGATCGCTCGGAGCGCAGGAAGCCTTCCTTGTCGGCGTCGAGGATGGCCACCAGCGAGACTTCCGGGAGGTCCAGTCCTTCACGAAGGAGGTTGATGCCGACCAGTACGTCGAACACACCGCGCCGCAGGTCGCGGAGGATTTCCACCCGCTCGAGCGTGTCGATGTCCGAGTGCAGGTATCGCACTTTGACGCCCAGTTCCTGGTAGTACGTCGTCAGATCCTCAGCCATTCGCTTGGTCAGCGTCGTAACCAGGACGCGCTCCCTGCGCTCCGCCCGCTGCCGGATCTCCTGCAACAAGTCGTCCACCTGACCACGCACGGGTCGTACCTCGATCGGCGGATCCATCAACCCGGTCGGCCGAATCACCTGCTCGACCACCACCCCTCCCGCCTTCGACAACTCGTACGGGCCGGGCGTCGCCGAGACGAACACCACTTGCTTCGCCCGCTGTTCCCATTCGTCGAAGTTGAGCGGACGATTGTCGAGCGCTGATGGCAGCCGGAAGCCGTAGGCGACGAGGACCTCCTTGCGCGAGCGATCGCCGAAGTACATCCCGCGGATCTGCGGCACAGTCTGGTGACTCTCATCCACGATGACGAGCGCGTCGTCGGGAAGGTAGTCCATGAGCGTCGGCGGCGCCGCGCCGGGCGGACGGCCGGTCAGATGCCGTGCGTAGTTCTCGATACCGTGGCAGTAGCCGATCTCGCGAATCATCTCGAGGTCGAACATCGTCCGCTGGTGCAGACGTTGTGCTTCGAGCAGCTTTCCTTCTGACTCGAGCTCGCTTCGTCGCTGCACGAGCTCTGCCTTGATCGACTCGACGGCCAGCTTCGTGCGGTCTCGCGAGGTCACGAAGTGCGACTTCGGGTAGACCGCCACCTTGTCGAGAC
The Candidatus Eisenbacteria bacterium genome window above contains:
- a CDS encoding M28 family peptidase, whose translation is MKRPRARWWMTAVGLLWAAALLGAATSRTDLDQKWRKDLQGLLREDVRRMADPAWEGRGPGTKGQEQAAEYLAGRMRGFGLEPGGEDGAFFQPIEVTTGVEVGVPGGLEVRGRRFAVGEDFQPIGFSTNGTLKAPVVFAGYGITAPAFDYDDYAGLDVRDKLVLVLTQEPGEMDSTSRFDGSVNTPHAELRTKAINAREHGALGMLVVNGPRHHAGEPLRKPRADGAGYMTSGLLAAQLSEKAAQALLPPGATLASLQEAIDSRGRPHSIALPESAIVTVTLKRTKAVIRNVVGWIPGRDTTRTLVVGAHYDHLGYGGESSLAPNERVPHVGADDNASGVAAMMEVASRAGRHAKAGRRPLHNLVFCAYTGEEMGLVGSGHFVDQPTRPLESIEAMLNMDMVGRLRDNRLMVMGTGTATEFADFVPRVNQATEKFDLKTSSDGFGPSDHSSFYKRKVPVLMLFTGAHADYHRPSDTWDKVNYEGLSKVARFAAALIDSLDARPKPTYVRAQADSSMGRIAGGGGYGAYLGTIPDYLKTEGGVLLSGVRNGSPAEKAGLRGGDVIVKFDGVRIDNIYDYTFALRSRKPGQEVRITVHRGGADVDVVALLGRRP
- a CDS encoding type III pantothenate kinase — translated: MPEKKRKPATSSRRPRRIKGSSRILAVDIGTSETKLALMEGLDARQHWRLSSGRTTSDEARLRVESLLASAQTAAGSLAGSVVCSVAPALTLAWVRALERVAGAPPVEVGVSTVKSMPIRYHDRTAVGPDRLANAIAARDLYGTPAIVVDLGTATTFDCVSPQGAFLGGIIAPGVLTSAEELYRRAARIARVELRRPSHAVGRSTEEALQAGVIWGAAGQVDALVRRLALEMKGTPHVIATGGLAHVVAAECETINRVDETLTLKGMASIWEENR
- the tatC gene encoding twin-arginine translocase subunit TatC gives rise to the protein MSGRPDPRQTGEMPFLEHLDEFRRVLMHVVVACLAGAIAGWMFAPMVMETLIKRSVGHTIVLAPLEAFNERFKLSLMLGLLLVSPYVFYRVWQFIVPGLLKRERSMILPMALLSMLLFALGMWAAFAYVVPLVLDVLSGFMTPSMVAQIRLSDLLGFFYNLGFACGLLCQLPLVTMTLTALGLVTPRVLLQQWRFAIVGAFLLTAIITPGDVVTAQIVMGLPMTVLYFVSVGLSWLVARRRARTDASIEEVHGA
- a CDS encoding biotin--[acetyl-CoA-carboxylase] ligase, whose product is MAEGTFDRALFQRSLRTHRLGHVLFTRAEVDSTNDLLWDLAQQGADEGACVIADAQTRGRGRAGRSWHTAPAKGLALSVLLHPGCDRGALTTAPLVAGLALARGLDALGFQARLKWPNDLLAGGRKLSGILAESRRNAEGTDIVVMGVGVNVAQSKEDFPPELRDQATSLAIEGRRVPREGVAAAFLNALEPLWDEHQEGDHDEVLEAWRKQAGFWGRPVTVRTGAGVLEGVARDLDPSGGLIVETATGERTTVFAGDLEVSWGDAP
- the nadC gene encoding carboxylating nicotinate-nucleotide diphosphorylase — encoded protein: MLEAVALPLVKWALSEDVGSGDITTLNTLPAGIGARAVIVMKEPCVVAGLEVARLTFREVDAHLTFEPLAADGDGVEAGVAVARVFGSAGGILTGERTALNFLQRLTSVATQTRRFVQAVHGTGATILDTRKTTPGLRYLEKYAVKLGGGENHRFALWDMYLVKDNHIRAAGGVTAAIERIQRTRQDVPLEVEVESLAQLHEALRPEVDRILVDNRPVEEVRRAVEEVDQWFAKHPPESRRMRKEARRWPEVEVSGGLSLDNVRRYAETGVDYLSVGALTHSAPAVNLSLEIEDVG
- the uvrB gene encoding excinuclease ABC subunit UvrB; translated protein: MPSVYDQFKLVSEFEIRGDQVHAVPELVDGLNRGDLRQVLLGVTGSGKTYTMAQVLARVNRPTLVMAHNKTLAAQLYQEFKRFFPENAVEYFVSYYDYYQPEAYVPSTDSYIEKEATINDEIDRMRLSATRSLFERRDVIIVASVSCIYGLGSPEAYYGLLLPLEVGQRIDREQILRKLVEIQYERNDMEFGRGTFRVRGDIVEVVPSYEEHALRIGLFGDEVDELAWFDPLTGKVIRRLDKVAVYPKSHFVTSRDRTKLAVESIKAELVQRRSELESEGKLLEAQRLHQRTMFDLEMIREIGYCHGIENYARHLTGRPPGAAPPTLMDYLPDDALVIVDESHQTVPQIRGMYFGDRSRKEVLVAYGFRLPSALDNRPLNFDEWEQRAKQVVFVSATPGPYELSKAGGVVVEQVIRPTGLMDPPIEVRPVRGQVDDLLQEIRQRAERRERVLVTTLTKRMAEDLTTYYQELGVKVRYLHSDIDTLERVEILRDLRRGVFDVLVGINLLREGLDLPEVSLVAILDADKEGFLRSERSLIQTAGRAARNVGGRVILYADQITASMRRAMDETNRRREKQLAYNQEHGITPRTIVKSVEEILQSTSVADAIGQGEQDEVRTLLSTLDHDDPQKLIAQLETEMLAAARVLDFERAASLRDRIEDVQAALAEAEKAGVGGVTAPARSAPRHGAGGEMARSGRRSTHRSKGRR